From a single Xiphophorus maculatus strain JP 163 A chromosome 5, X_maculatus-5.0-male, whole genome shotgun sequence genomic region:
- the sos1 gene encoding son of sevenless homolog 1 isoform X3 codes for MQAAQPQYDFFSEDNAGKWRGLLVPALEKVLYQVHPNLKSQQEALQYIEDLILQLLSMLCQAQPRTVQDVEERVQRSFPHPIDKWAIADALAAIEKKKRKNPLALPVDKIHPLLKEVLGYKLDHQVCVYMVAVLEYISADILKLAGNYVRNIRHDDITKQDITVAMCADKVLMDMFHQDEEDMGLFPLLDEEPSANEEQRYCDLVRSFLADGHQYLRQLHLLLKVFREPFASCPALFSTQDVDSIFGRLADIQEVTVKLLGLLEDTVEMTDEGSPHPLVGSCFEDLAEELAFDPYEAYAQEVLHPAFHDHFLDLVTKPGASVHLQSICEGFKEAVRYVLPRLLLTPVYHCLHLLDTLKQLEERSEDEEDKECLRQAITALLNLQSSLERICSRSLAKRRLSEPACRLHSQQVKSKHLAIRRMKDVQRSIDGWEGADIVQCCNEFIMEGTLSRVGAKHERHIFLFDGLMISCKAGHAPPRLPGAAAAEFRLKEKFLMRKVRVVDREDRDGEWRHAFEVAPKDGGGVLFAAKSAEEKNGWMAALVSLQYRGTLERMLDQALLQDEEQQMRLPSVQRYRFAEPDSDQNVVFEDSVQSKSGIPVIKAGTVLKLIERLTFHLYADPNFVRTFLTTYRSFCRPGELLDLLVERFDIPEPAPAESDPTDGLEQLLSADLKRFRKEFVQPVQLRVLNVCRHWVEHHFYDFERDPSLLSRLEDFIASVKGKAMRKWVESITKIIQRKQQVQVSQASPPPSITFQNSPPPIEWHLCRQGAVETFDLMTLHPIEIARQLTLLESDFYRAVRPSELVGSVWTKEDKELHSPNLLRMIRHTTNLTLWLEKCIVETENLEERVAVVSRIIEILQVFQELNNFNGVLEVVSAMNSSPVYRLDHTFEQIPSRQRKILEEAHELSEDHYKKYLAKLRSINPPCVPFFGIYLTNILKTEEGNPDFLRRHGKDLINFSKRRKVAEITGEIQQYQNQPYCLSVEPDIRKFLENLNPMEDLSEKDFADHLFNKSLEIEPRNTRSLPRFVKRYTCPLKSPGIRPTSARVGSMRHPTPLQNEPRKISYNRVTDSESEGGVISAPNSPRTPLTPPPASAASSSTDVGSVFDSPQGPSSPFHSTCDSIFAVISLPHGPRSSSVSSMVSFSRTSEDAAIPPPVPPRRRPESAPSESSPTKVLATRPGNMTRQQHD; via the exons ATGCAGGCCGCCCAGCCGCAGTACGACTTCTTCAGCGAGGACAACGCCGGAAAGTGGAGAGGCCTGCTGGTTCCGGCCCTGGAGAAG gtGTTGTACCAGGTGCATCCTAACCTGAAGTcccagcaggaggcgctgcagTACATCGAGGACCTGATCCTGCAGCTGCTCAGCATGCTGTGTCAGGCTCAGCCACGCACAGTGCAGGACGTGGag GAGCGGGTCCAGAGGAGTTTTCCTCACCCCATCGATAAGTGGGCAATCGCCGATGCTCTGGCGGCCAtcgagaagaagaagaggaagaaccCGCTGGCACTTCCTGTTGACAAGATCCACCCCCTGCTCAAG GAGGTGCTGGGCTATAAACTCGACCATCAGGTCTGCGTCTACATGGTCGCCGTTCTGGAGTATATCTCGGCAGACATCTTGAAGCTGGCGGGGAATTACGTCAGGAACATCCGCCATGATGACATCACCAAGCAGGACATCACTGTGGCGATGTGCGCCGACAAG GTTCTGATGGACATGTTCCACCAGGACGAGGAGGACATGGGTCTGTTCCCGCTGCTGGACGAGGAGCCGTCGGCTAATGAGGAGCAGCGATACTGTGACCTGGTCCGGAGCTTCCTGGCTGACGGACACCAGTACCTGAGGCAGCTGCACCTGCTGCTCAAGGTGTTCAGGGAGCCCTTCGCCTCCTGCCCCGCCCTCTTCTCCACACAG GACGTGGACAGCATCTTTGGCCGCCTGGCGGACATCCAGGAAGTGACGGTGAAGCTGCTGGGCCTGCTGGAGGACACGGTGGAGATGACGGACGAGGGCAGCCCCCACCCGCTGGTGGGCAGCTGCTTTGAGGACCTGGCAGAG GAGTTGGCCTTTGACCCCTATGAGGCGTATGCTCAGGAAGTCCTGCATCCTGCCTTCCACGATCACTTCCTGGATTTAGTGACCAAACCTGGAGCCTCTGTCCATCTTCAG TCCATCTGCGAGGGATTTAAAGAAGCCGTCCGCTACGTCCTGCCCAGGCTGCTGCTGACCCCCGTCTACCACTGCCTCCACCTGCTGGACACACTCAAG caactggAGGAGCGCAGCGAGGATGAGGAGGATAAGGAGTGTCTTCGTCAGGCCATCACGGCGCTGCTGAACCTGCAGAGCAGCTTGGAGAGGATTTGCTCCAGGAGCCTGGCCAAGCGGAGGCTCAG cgAGCCGGCCTGCCGGCTCCACAGCCAGCAGGTAAAGAGTAAGCACCTGGCCATCAGGAGGATGAAGGACGTCCAGCGGAGCATCGACGGCTGGGAGGGGGCGGACATCGTCCAGTGCTGTAACGAGTTCATCATGGAGGGCACGTTGAGCCGTGTCGGTGCCAAGCACGAGCGCCACATCTTCCTGTTCGACGGTCTGATGATCAGCTGCAAGGCTGGCCACGCACCGCCGCGGCTGCCCGGCGCCGCCGCCGCCGAGTTCCGCCTCAAGGAGAAGTTCCTGATGCGGAAGGTCCGGGTGGTGGACCGGGAGGACCGGGACGGCGAGTGGCGCCACGCCTTCGAGGTGGCGCCAAAGGACGGCGGCGGCGTGCTGTTCGCCGCCAAGTCAGCAGAGGAGAAGAATGGCTGGATGGCGGCGCTGGTGTCGCTGCAGTACCGCGGCACGCTGGAGCGCATGCTGGACCAGGCGCTGCTGCAGGACGAGGAGCAGCAGATGCGGCTGCCGTCGGTCCAGCGGTACCGCTTCGCCGAACCCGACTCGGACCAGAACGTTGTGTTTGAGGACAGTGTCCAGTCCAAGTCTGGTATCCCCGTCATTAAAGCCGGGACGGTCTTGAAGCTCATCGAGAGGCTCACCTTCCACCTGTACGCAG ATCCAAACTTTGTCCGGACCTTTCTGACCACGTACCGGTCCTTCTGCCGGCCCGGGGAGCTGCTGGACCTGCTGGTGGAGAG GTTCGACATTCCTGAGCCAGCGCCGGCCGAATCGGACCCGACAGACGGATTGGAGCAGCTACTCAGTGCCGACCTAAAACGATTCCGTAAAGAGTTTGTTCAGCCGGTCCAGCTCAG GGTTCTGAACGTGTGCCGCCACTGGGTGGAGCATCACTTCTACGACTTCGAGCGAGACCCGAGTCTGCTGAGCCGACTGGAGGACTTCATCGCTTCGGTCAAAG GGAAGGCCATGAGGAAATGGGTGGAGTCCATCACTAAGATCATCCAGAGGAAACAGCAGGTGCAGGTGAGCCAGGCGAGCCCCCCCCCCAGCATCACTTTCCAGAACTCGCCCCCCCCCATCGAGTGGCACCTCTGCAGGCAAGGAGCCGTTGAGACCTTTGACCTCATGACCCTTCACCCCATCGAGATCGCCCGCCAGCTGACGCTGCTCGAGTCTGACTTCTACAG GGCGGTGCGTCCGTCAGAGCTGGTGGGAAGTGTCTGGACCAAGGAGGACAAGGAGCTGCACTCGCCCAATCTGCTGAGGATGATCCGGCACACCACCAACCTCACCCTGTGGCTGGAGAA GTGCATTGTTGagacggagaacctggaggagCGGGTTGCCGTGGTGTCTCGGATCATCGAGATCTTGCAGGTTTTCCAGGAACTGAATAACTTCAACGGCGTTCTGGAAGTGGTCAGCGCCATGAATTCCTCACCTGTCTATAGACTGGACCACACTTTCGAG CAAATCCCGAGTCGCCAGAGGAAGATCCTGGAAGAAGCTCATGAGCTGAGTGAAGATCACTACAAGAAATACCTGGCCAAGCTGCGCTCCATCAACCCGCCCTGCGTCCCTTTCTTTG GGATCTATCTGACCAATATACTGAAGACGGAGGAGGGAAACCCGGACTTCCTGCGGCGACACGGCAAAGACCTGATCAACTTCAGCAAGAGGCGGAAAGTGGCAGAGATCACTGGAGAGATCCAACAGTACCAGAACCAGCCTTACTGCCTGAGCGTGGAGCCCGACATCAGG AAGTTCTTGGAGAACCTGAACCCGATGGAGGACCTGTCCGAGAAGGACTTTGCCGATCATCTCTTCAACAAGTCCTTGGAGATCGAACCTCGAAACACACGGTCGTTGCCTCGTTTT GTGAAGCGGTACACCTGTCCTCTGAAGTCCCCGGGGATCAGACCCACGTCCGCAAGGGTGGGCAGCATGAGACATCCTACCCCACTGCAGAACGAGCCCAGGAAGATCAGCTACAACCGGGTCACCGACAGCGAGTCCGAAGGCGGCGTCATCTCTGCTCCCAACTCCCCCCGCACGCCGCTGACTCCACCCCCAGCCTCCGCCGCGTCCAGCTCCACAGATGTGGGCAGCGTGTTCGACTCGCCTCAGGGTCCAAGCAGCCCCTTCCACTCAA CCTGCGACAGCATATTCGCTGTAATCTCTCTGCCTCACGGCCCAC GGTCGTCCTCCGTCTCTTCAATGGTGAGCTTCAGTCGGACTTCAGAGGATGCTGCCATCCCCCCTCCGGTTCCGCCGCGCAGACGACCCGAATCGGCTCCTTCTGAGTCCTCCCCGACCAAGGTACTGGCAACACGACCAGGCAACATGACCAGACAGCAACACGACTAG